A genome region from Altererythrobacter aquiaggeris includes the following:
- a CDS encoding ParB/RepB/Spo0J family partition protein, translating into MIQSIPLKKLVLSPRNVRKSSDVLADLQLRADIAARGLLQNLVVRKGKRGKFEVEAGGRRLAALQALAEEGTLPENHEVTCLVIEGEESEVREASLAENFQRLAMNPADEAQAFASVIEAGATPEDVARRFGLTVRFVEGRLRLASLAPCVFEALAEGTITLDMAKAYGAISDVERQAHVYAELQDAWYQITPDTIRRMVLDATVRGSDPRAVLVGRDAYLTAGGRIERELFDDDASESWIDIALLEDLAHKAMEEAAEKAALEYGLAWVRPTLGNYVSHDLVEGLSRLPCDPAPMTEQQAQELGELEADYDRVAAVLEDEDSDEDEVAKAEQELVVIDRAMRALNDRPPVLADELKPEAGAFLVLSRNGEPTLVPQFYTETEVIADEGVVEAIEESGAAKPKGSSLSQRLLDELAMQRRDILAIHLANDPALALDFMVFTLADADGHDWRAKKASTLVGSVASGPIAGFEAKDAPASAALAEFAGSLDESWRAGESDVERFAKFRALSDEARSAWLGHVVSRTLVASLACEGERSVPMHEALGSLLEIETAHWWRPTANNYFDRVAKARTLEALDAAGGPELVSRYAASKKAELASAAERIFSGNFIGEPEVKERALAWVPTIMCFAGAEQVAPIAADGEESVSEDTAGEIAEQAA; encoded by the coding sequence ATGATCCAGTCGATTCCCTTGAAGAAGCTCGTCCTGAGCCCGCGCAACGTTCGCAAGTCGAGCGACGTGCTGGCCGACCTCCAGCTGCGGGCAGACATTGCTGCGCGCGGGCTGCTGCAGAACCTCGTCGTGCGCAAAGGTAAGCGCGGCAAGTTCGAGGTCGAGGCCGGCGGTCGCCGTCTCGCCGCGCTGCAGGCGCTGGCCGAAGAGGGCACCTTGCCCGAAAACCACGAGGTTACCTGCCTCGTCATCGAAGGCGAGGAAAGCGAAGTGCGCGAGGCCAGCCTTGCCGAAAACTTCCAGCGTCTCGCGATGAACCCCGCCGACGAGGCGCAGGCCTTCGCTTCCGTCATCGAGGCAGGGGCTACCCCCGAAGACGTGGCGCGCCGCTTCGGCCTCACCGTCCGGTTCGTCGAAGGACGTCTGCGCCTAGCCTCTCTCGCGCCTTGCGTCTTCGAAGCGCTCGCCGAAGGCACGATCACGCTCGATATGGCCAAGGCCTACGGCGCGATCTCCGACGTGGAGCGCCAAGCGCATGTCTATGCCGAGCTGCAGGACGCTTGGTACCAAATCACGCCTGACACTATCCGCCGCATGGTGCTCGATGCCACGGTGCGTGGTTCCGATCCGCGAGCGGTTCTCGTCGGACGCGATGCCTACCTGACTGCGGGTGGCCGGATCGAACGCGAACTGTTCGACGACGATGCCAGCGAGAGCTGGATCGATATCGCGCTGCTCGAAGACCTCGCGCACAAGGCCATGGAAGAAGCCGCAGAAAAGGCCGCGCTCGAATATGGCCTTGCCTGGGTGCGCCCGACCCTTGGCAACTACGTCAGCCACGACCTCGTCGAAGGTCTGAGCCGTCTGCCTTGCGACCCTGCGCCGATGACCGAACAGCAAGCTCAGGAACTCGGCGAACTTGAGGCCGACTACGACCGCGTCGCCGCCGTGCTCGAAGACGAAGACAGCGACGAGGACGAGGTCGCCAAGGCCGAACAGGAACTCGTCGTCATCGACCGCGCCATGCGCGCGCTCAATGACCGGCCGCCGGTACTCGCCGACGAACTGAAACCGGAGGCTGGCGCCTTCCTCGTCCTCTCGCGCAATGGCGAGCCGACCCTGGTCCCGCAGTTCTACACCGAGACCGAGGTCATCGCTGACGAAGGCGTGGTCGAGGCCATTGAAGAGAGCGGTGCGGCTAAGCCCAAGGGGAGCTCGCTTTCCCAGCGCCTGCTCGACGAACTCGCAATGCAGCGCCGCGACATCCTGGCAATCCATCTCGCCAACGACCCGGCACTAGCGCTCGACTTCATGGTCTTCACGCTCGCCGATGCCGATGGGCACGACTGGCGCGCCAAGAAAGCGTCGACCCTCGTTGGCTCGGTCGCGTCCGGGCCTATCGCCGGGTTCGAAGCGAAGGATGCGCCGGCGAGTGCCGCGCTTGCCGAGTTCGCCGGGTCGCTCGATGAAAGCTGGCGTGCGGGTGAAAGCGATGTCGAGCGGTTCGCGAAATTCCGAGCGCTTTCCGACGAGGCGCGCTCAGCATGGCTTGGCCATGTCGTCTCGCGCACTCTGGTTGCCAGCCTTGCCTGCGAAGGCGAACGATCGGTGCCGATGCACGAGGCACTCGGCTCGCTCCTCGAAATCGAGACCGCGCATTGGTGGCGTCCCACGGCGAACAACTACTTCGACCGGGTGGCTAAGGCGCGCACGCTCGAAGCGCTCGACGCCGCCGGCGGTCCCGAACTCGTCAGTCGTTATGCCGCATCGAAGAAGGCTGAGCTTGCGAGCGCTGCCGAACGCATCTTCTCGGGCAACTTCATTGGCGAGCCCGAGGTCAAGGAACGGGCGCTGGCTTGGGTTCCGACGATCATGTGTTTCGCCGGTGCCGAGCAAGTCGCACCGATTGCCGCCGACGGCGAAGAGTCGGTCAGCGAAGACACCGCTGGTGAAATTGCCGAGCAGGCTGCCTGA
- a CDS encoding lytic transglycosylase domain-containing protein codes for MSLVACGCGALAIAISGSAHAQEFQVFDHDLGTVEVTNDKGRAFNPTAIHLGKPDGGAAYIDRSFKEALYEPHIRQAEARYQLPPRLLQALIWQESRFNPMAISPAGAAGLAQLMPGTARELGVSNRHDPAENIDGGARYLKQMLERFGAIHLALAAYNAGPGAVSRAGGIPKNRETPGYVKSVIDRWMAYGSI; via the coding sequence ATGTCTCTGGTGGCTTGCGGTTGCGGTGCGCTCGCGATTGCGATTTCGGGATCCGCGCACGCGCAGGAGTTTCAGGTCTTCGACCATGACCTCGGCACAGTTGAGGTTACAAACGACAAAGGGCGCGCTTTCAACCCGACTGCAATCCACTTGGGCAAGCCAGATGGCGGCGCGGCCTATATCGATAGAAGCTTCAAGGAAGCCTTGTATGAGCCACACATCCGGCAAGCTGAAGCGCGATACCAATTGCCGCCTCGACTGCTTCAGGCCCTGATTTGGCAGGAATCGCGGTTCAACCCGATGGCAATCAGTCCGGCTGGCGCCGCTGGGCTCGCTCAACTCATGCCGGGAACGGCAAGAGAACTTGGTGTCAGCAATCGCCACGATCCGGCTGAGAACATCGATGGCGGCGCGCGGTATCTGAAGCAGATGCTAGAGCGCTTCGGTGCGATCCATCTCGCGCTGGCCGCATACAATGCTGGTCCCGGCGCCGTGTCGCGAGCCGGCGGAATACCGAAAAATCGTGAAACACCTGGATATGTGAAGAGCGTTATCGACCGATGGATGGCATACGGTTCGATATGA
- a CDS encoding DUF6437 family protein, which translates to MPTKRSAVAALRKLEADRLALAERQKLLEEQAALELGRIILGTGLETFSKKALARVAGELGKLGEEASLQKLLPPARSSPRTEQPSGE; encoded by the coding sequence ATGCCAACCAAACGAAGCGCTGTCGCAGCACTCCGGAAACTCGAGGCCGACCGGCTGGCACTTGCCGAGCGCCAGAAGCTACTTGAAGAGCAAGCCGCCCTAGAACTGGGACGCATCATCCTGGGAACGGGGCTTGAGACCTTCTCGAAGAAGGCGCTCGCAAGAGTTGCCGGAGAGCTCGGAAAGCTCGGCGAAGAGGCGTCTCTGCAGAAGCTGCTTCCACCGGCTCGCTCGTCTCCTCGCACCGAACAGCCATCCGGAGAGTAG
- a CDS encoding ArdC family protein has translation MTKYRRTASTSPAERITAAIIEKLEEGTKPWVKQWRGVSVSRPLRSCGTPYRGMNTFWLWMVADGCGYASPYWMTYPQCQALGGQVRKGEKSTIAIFYKSYTKEVETADGAADTENRRVLKAYAVFNADQCDGLAAFYHPKPLVAALEPEGREARLDAFFGQVGANLRHQGAQAYYEPLRDRVTMPPAELFEAYDHYYATLAHELSHWTGHSSRLGRDLKNRFGSDAYAAEELIAELSSAILGAELGLPVTHLDHHASYIASWLKILKSDERAILTAAAKAEEAASLLLKLGGCQSHESKPDINLADAA, from the coding sequence ATGACCAAGTATCGCCGCACTGCTTCGACCTCGCCAGCTGAGCGCATCACTGCCGCCATTATCGAAAAGCTTGAAGAAGGCACCAAGCCTTGGGTCAAGCAGTGGCGCGGTGTGTCAGTCTCGCGACCCTTGCGCTCCTGCGGAACGCCCTATCGCGGAATGAATACCTTCTGGCTATGGATGGTGGCCGATGGCTGCGGCTACGCCTCGCCATACTGGATGACCTATCCCCAGTGTCAGGCGCTCGGCGGACAGGTCCGCAAGGGCGAAAAATCGACGATCGCGATCTTCTACAAGAGCTACACCAAGGAGGTCGAGACCGCAGACGGCGCAGCGGACACCGAGAACCGGCGCGTGCTCAAGGCCTATGCCGTGTTCAACGCGGATCAGTGCGATGGCCTTGCTGCATTCTACCATCCCAAGCCACTCGTTGCCGCGCTTGAACCCGAAGGCCGCGAAGCCCGGCTCGATGCCTTTTTCGGTCAAGTGGGCGCCAACCTGCGCCATCAGGGCGCGCAGGCCTACTACGAGCCGCTGCGCGACCGCGTCACCATGCCGCCAGCAGAACTTTTCGAAGCCTACGACCACTACTACGCTACACTCGCACATGAACTGTCGCACTGGACGGGGCATTCCTCGCGGCTCGGTCGCGATCTCAAGAACCGTTTCGGCAGCGACGCCTATGCTGCCGAGGAACTGATCGCCGAACTTTCGTCGGCAATCCTCGGCGCTGAACTGGGTCTTCCGGTCACCCACCTCGATCATCATGCCAGCTACATCGCCTCCTGGCTAAAGATCCTCAAATCGGACGAGCGCGCGATCCTCACTGCTGCGGCCAAGGCCGAGGAAGCGGCAAGCCTGCTGCTCAAACTGGGTGGTTGCCAATCCCACGAAAGCAAGCCCGACATCAATCTCGCTGATGCAGCCTGA
- a CDS encoding strawberry notch-like NTP hydrolase domain-containing protein yields the protein MFQSDLFPAGEQLPTVPLAFAVGARVAALLASGRHLTRTDISGLFADETGVLDWGSAWTIDDYNNAVEIGAMLWLRESSRIDLATSVHEAEARFDWLEAALPPRHVRSETQGELQQFSTPPMLACLMAKAAAVAAQDTLLEPSAGNGALAVWGSVQNASLVLNEIDPARRDALAHVFPSAKVTAHDGELISDLLRGPVPSTVLMNPPFARSQERGKDGETAQRHLRSAIRAAAAGARIVAIMPDGFDASTFAKAQDEASLLLDVRLQRMFRRTGTGIAVRLVVVDKVPTASSAAITGDICDLIELYELVTALPPRVRTSANIHRTPVRKPVRLGGKTSTHRAPVRPAAPFSSTPAATANAIDLAYSVLAEPAPVPEQTGIYLPYRPSRIAFESAPVHPTPLVESVAMGSVAAPQPEVNPRLPAGWQADSLLSEAQCETLVYAAQAFARDLPGQFKVSQEGTSLELAEDGHAYRQGFFLGDGTGAGKGRQIAAVIMDRWLAGERRHVWITKNEALLEDARRDWEALGGLPLDIQPLSRWKLGHPVTMSEGILFVTYPTLRSGRAEDTRLDQILAWAGEDFDGVIAFDEAHAMANALGGSSARGKVKGSEQGMAGLRLQNHLPRSRVLYASATGASDIANLGYTSRLGLWGPETAFPTHEAFMTEIRAGGVAAMELVARDLKAQGLYLARALSFAGVEYEILEHSLTESQIKIYDAYADAWAIIHRNLEAALEATRVVDEDSGDTLNRNAKAAALSIFEGTKQRFFAQLLLSMKLPSLIPAMEAALGEDHSVVVQLVSTAEAMLDRRLADLTDEEREALDIDLSPREYVIDYLTKSFPVRLMQVFTDEDGNLRSEAMSDEEGNPVFCSRAMAARDALIEQLCALPPIATALDAIIEHFGTEAVAEVTGRTRRLILGRDGQQRLERRSPKANVAEAQSFMEGTKRILVFSDAGGTGRSYHADLGARNQQRRVHFLLEPGWRADNAIQGLGRTNRTNQASAPLFRPVTTDVKGERRFISTIARRLDALGALTRGQRQTGGQNLFDPADNLESDYARDALSRWFQLLYDGKLEATTFGNFVERTGLRLENPDGGLTDNLPTIQRWLNRILALPIALQNAIFDEYLGLVEARIEAAREAGTLDQGLETVRVDHFKVLADELLRTDPVTGAETRLVSLEVTRHLRPIRLQRLVRLHEIGSLHAMPVRNARSGKVALSVPARRLIADDGAVIERRRLLRPLKSANWTLEALAESHWEEIGVSAFTSAWRAEEEEAAKSPVTERVHFATGLLLPVWKRFPGDHVRVTRLVAEDGQSIIGREVLDMDVAAIAETFGLSGVTGPAPEQIGDLVLASGKPLGLASHDPLTVKRSLVGGEQRLELTGFSPDRLDWYKNKGCFTEIIRYRTRLFVPVPRASSVLPALTA from the coding sequence ATGTTTCAATCAGACCTGTTTCCCGCCGGCGAGCAGTTGCCGACAGTGCCGTTGGCTTTCGCTGTTGGCGCCAGAGTTGCCGCGCTTCTTGCTTCGGGTCGTCACCTTACCCGTACCGACATTTCCGGGCTGTTCGCCGATGAGACCGGCGTCCTGGACTGGGGAAGCGCCTGGACCATCGATGACTACAACAACGCGGTCGAGATCGGCGCAATGCTGTGGCTACGGGAATCTTCACGCATCGATCTGGCGACAAGCGTGCACGAAGCAGAGGCGCGGTTCGACTGGCTCGAAGCAGCCTTGCCGCCGCGGCACGTGCGCAGCGAAACACAGGGCGAGCTACAGCAGTTCTCGACCCCGCCAATGCTGGCCTGCCTGATGGCGAAGGCCGCAGCAGTTGCTGCGCAAGACACGCTTCTCGAACCATCCGCCGGCAATGGTGCGCTTGCGGTATGGGGCAGTGTCCAGAACGCTTCGTTGGTCCTCAACGAGATCGATCCGGCAAGACGAGACGCCTTGGCCCACGTCTTCCCTTCGGCCAAGGTCACTGCGCATGACGGGGAATTGATTTCCGACCTGCTTCGCGGCCCTGTTCCGTCGACCGTGCTGATGAACCCGCCGTTCGCCCGCAGCCAGGAACGTGGCAAGGACGGTGAGACGGCGCAGCGCCATCTGCGCAGTGCAATCCGGGCCGCTGCCGCTGGGGCGAGGATTGTCGCGATCATGCCCGATGGCTTCGATGCCTCCACTTTCGCCAAGGCTCAGGACGAAGCGTCGTTGCTCCTCGATGTCCGGCTGCAGCGGATGTTTCGCCGGACAGGGACGGGGATCGCCGTTCGCCTGGTCGTGGTCGACAAGGTGCCGACTGCGTCATCGGCCGCAATCACCGGAGATATCTGCGATCTGATCGAGCTCTACGAGCTTGTCACCGCGCTTCCTCCACGCGTAAGGACCTCTGCCAACATTCACCGCACCCCAGTCCGCAAGCCAGTGCGCCTCGGGGGCAAGACGTCGACCCATCGGGCGCCAGTCAGGCCGGCAGCGCCGTTCTCGTCGACACCAGCTGCCACAGCGAATGCGATCGACCTTGCCTATTCGGTCCTCGCCGAACCCGCACCGGTGCCTGAACAGACAGGCATCTACCTACCTTACCGGCCAAGCCGCATCGCTTTCGAAAGCGCGCCGGTTCACCCCACGCCGCTCGTGGAATCGGTCGCCATGGGTTCGGTCGCGGCGCCCCAGCCGGAGGTTAACCCGCGCCTTCCCGCAGGCTGGCAGGCCGATAGTCTCTTGTCCGAAGCCCAATGCGAGACACTGGTCTATGCAGCGCAGGCATTTGCGCGCGACCTGCCGGGCCAGTTCAAGGTCAGCCAGGAAGGCACGTCGCTGGAACTGGCAGAAGACGGGCACGCCTACCGCCAAGGTTTCTTTCTCGGGGACGGAACCGGAGCGGGCAAAGGAAGGCAGATCGCAGCGGTCATCATGGACCGCTGGCTCGCAGGCGAGCGTCGGCACGTCTGGATCACCAAGAACGAGGCGCTGCTCGAAGATGCACGCCGCGACTGGGAAGCACTCGGCGGGCTGCCGCTCGACATCCAGCCACTCTCACGATGGAAACTCGGCCATCCCGTAACGATGTCCGAAGGCATCCTCTTCGTCACCTATCCGACGCTGCGCTCGGGGCGCGCCGAAGACACTCGGCTCGACCAGATCCTTGCCTGGGCGGGCGAGGATTTCGACGGCGTGATTGCCTTCGACGAAGCCCACGCCATGGCCAATGCGCTCGGGGGATCTTCAGCCCGCGGCAAGGTCAAGGGCTCCGAACAAGGGATGGCGGGCCTCAGGCTGCAGAACCATTTGCCGCGCTCCCGGGTGCTCTATGCTTCGGCCACCGGCGCCTCGGATATCGCTAACCTCGGTTACACCTCCCGGCTTGGCCTGTGGGGACCCGAGACCGCTTTCCCAACCCACGAGGCGTTCATGACCGAGATCCGCGCTGGCGGCGTGGCAGCGATGGAGCTTGTCGCCCGCGACCTCAAGGCGCAGGGCCTCTATCTCGCTCGCGCGCTGTCCTTTGCCGGGGTCGAGTACGAGATCCTCGAACACAGCCTGACGGAATCACAGATAAAAATCTATGATGCCTATGCTGATGCCTGGGCGATCATTCACCGCAACCTCGAAGCTGCGCTCGAAGCAACCCGAGTGGTCGACGAGGACAGCGGCGATACGCTCAATCGCAATGCCAAGGCGGCAGCGCTGTCGATTTTCGAGGGCACCAAGCAGCGCTTCTTTGCCCAGCTCCTGCTCTCAATGAAACTGCCGAGCCTGATCCCCGCGATGGAAGCAGCGCTTGGCGAAGACCATTCGGTGGTGGTGCAGCTGGTCTCGACCGCCGAGGCCATGCTCGACCGGCGTCTCGCCGACCTCACCGACGAAGAACGCGAAGCGCTCGATATCGATCTGTCCCCGCGTGAATACGTCATCGACTACCTCACCAAGAGTTTCCCGGTGCGATTGATGCAGGTCTTCACCGACGAGGACGGCAATCTTCGCTCTGAGGCGATGAGCGACGAGGAGGGCAATCCCGTTTTCTGCTCACGCGCTATGGCCGCGCGCGATGCGTTGATCGAGCAACTCTGTGCGTTGCCGCCGATTGCCACCGCGCTCGACGCGATCATTGAGCATTTCGGGACTGAGGCCGTTGCCGAGGTCACGGGCCGTACCCGCAGGCTGATCCTGGGCCGCGATGGTCAGCAACGCCTCGAACGGCGTAGCCCCAAGGCCAATGTCGCCGAAGCACAAAGCTTCATGGAAGGCACCAAGCGCATCCTGGTCTTTTCGGATGCGGGCGGCACGGGGCGTTCCTATCATGCCGACTTGGGCGCCAGGAACCAGCAGCGCCGGGTTCACTTCCTGCTTGAACCGGGATGGCGCGCCGACAACGCGATCCAGGGTCTTGGTCGCACGAACCGCACCAATCAGGCCTCGGCCCCGCTGTTCCGCCCGGTCACCACAGATGTGAAGGGCGAGCGCCGGTTCATCTCGACTATTGCGCGAAGGCTCGACGCTTTGGGCGCGCTGACGCGCGGCCAGCGCCAGACGGGCGGACAGAACCTGTTCGACCCGGCAGACAATCTTGAAAGCGACTATGCGCGCGACGCGCTCAGCCGCTGGTTCCAGCTGCTCTATGACGGCAAGCTTGAAGCCACCACCTTTGGCAACTTCGTCGAGCGCACCGGCCTCCGGCTCGAAAACCCCGATGGCGGGCTGACCGACAATCTCCCCACGATCCAGCGCTGGCTCAATCGCATCCTCGCGCTGCCGATTGCGCTCCAGAACGCCATATTCGATGAATATCTCGGCCTCGTCGAAGCGCGGATTGAAGCCGCGCGTGAGGCTGGAACGCTTGACCAGGGACTGGAAACCGTCAGAGTCGATCACTTTAAGGTCCTGGCAGATGAACTCCTGCGCACCGACCCCGTGACCGGAGCCGAGACCCGCCTCGTCTCGCTCGAAGTGACGAGGCACCTTCGGCCCATACGCCTGCAGCGCCTCGTACGCCTGCACGAGATTGGAAGCCTGCACGCGATGCCGGTGCGCAATGCGCGTTCGGGCAAGGTCGCGCTGTCGGTTCCCGCCCGTCGCCTCATCGCCGACGACGGGGCCGTGATCGAACGCCGACGCCTGCTGCGACCGCTCAAGTCCGCGAACTGGACGCTTGAGGCACTCGCTGAGAGCCACTGGGAGGAAATTGGCGTCTCTGCGTTCACCAGCGCCTGGCGGGCTGAGGAAGAAGAGGCGGCCAAGTCACCGGTAACTGAGCGAGTCCATTTCGCTACCGGACTTCTGCTTCCGGTCTGGAAGCGCTTCCCCGGCGATCATGTCCGGGTCACCCGGCTCGTTGCCGAGGACGGCCAGTCGATCATCGGCCGCGAAGTGCTCGATATGGATGTCGCTGCGATCGCCGAGACCTTTGGCCTTTCCGGAGTCACCGGTCCGGCACCAGAGCAGATCGGCGACCTAGTCTTGGCCAGCGGCAAACCGCTGGGCCTCGCAAGCCATGATCCACTTACCGTGAAGCGCTCGCTGGTCGGAGGCGAACAGCGCCTTGAACTGACCGGATTCTCGCCGGATCGGCTCGACTGGTACAAGAACAAGGGCTGCTTCACCGAGATCATCCGCTATCGCACGCGCCTATTCGTCCCGGTGCCGAGAGCCTCGTCGGTTCTCCCCGCGCTTACCGCCTGA
- a CDS encoding DUF2493 domain-containing protein, whose amino-acid sequence MYDSFIDQLSGLDLSGLSIRPAPFSQTDFPCEDAIEQTLGAVWSDLFAMFSDTALEADAEDIAWGVVNLFHRAASRKSAQLDRASDEIRVLLASADGSEVHSSNLEEQVERAQAAEASMLAFEQMREVAAALYRDETGSSWKPASGSRTSHSRHLTSAVVDARDFLRARAENRRQALIPEGTPIVFAGGRQSFESAEDARVYADNIWATLDKVRDAVPDLFLVHGGDGKGADRLAASWAERREVQQLTYSLDRRLGARAGFKRNEQMLSLNPRYVVAFPGNGVTERLVIDAKARRITVVDRRGLLGTSPGS is encoded by the coding sequence ATGTACGACAGCTTCATCGACCAGTTGAGCGGCCTAGACCTTTCAGGCCTCAGCATCAGGCCGGCCCCATTCAGCCAAACCGACTTTCCCTGCGAGGACGCGATCGAGCAGACGCTTGGCGCCGTATGGTCCGACCTCTTCGCGATGTTTTCCGACACGGCCTTGGAAGCTGATGCCGAGGACATTGCCTGGGGCGTGGTCAATCTCTTTCACCGTGCCGCCAGCCGGAAGTCCGCTCAGCTCGACCGGGCCAGCGACGAGATCCGGGTCCTCCTCGCATCAGCCGATGGCTCCGAAGTGCACTCGAGCAATCTGGAAGAGCAGGTCGAACGTGCACAGGCCGCCGAAGCCAGCATGCTGGCGTTCGAGCAGATGCGCGAGGTTGCTGCAGCACTTTATCGCGACGAGACCGGTTCCTCTTGGAAGCCCGCTTCCGGCTCGCGGACAAGCCATTCGCGCCACCTCACGTCTGCCGTAGTTGATGCCCGCGATTTCCTTCGCGCACGTGCTGAGAACCGGCGCCAAGCCTTGATCCCGGAAGGGACTCCAATCGTCTTTGCCGGTGGTCGCCAGAGCTTCGAAAGCGCCGAGGACGCGCGCGTTTATGCCGACAATATCTGGGCGACGCTGGACAAGGTTCGCGATGCGGTTCCCGATCTCTTCCTGGTCCATGGCGGCGACGGCAAGGGTGCCGATCGCCTGGCCGCCAGCTGGGCCGAACGCCGCGAAGTCCAGCAGCTGACCTATTCGCTCGATCGTCGGCTTGGTGCCCGCGCCGGGTTCAAGCGCAACGAGCAGATGCTCTCGCTCAATCCGCGTTACGTCGTCGCCTTTCCGGGCAATGGTGTAACCGAACGGCTTGTCATCGATGCCAAGGCGCGCCGTATCACCGTAGTCGATCGTCGCGGCCTCTTAGGTACCTCTCCCGGGTCCTGA
- a CDS encoding DUF5818 domain-containing protein yields the protein MTTNRKRISGRLEHLPRGAVIVTDAGDHWVLEDYEPSNNDFGFEVTAEGIVVGFDRLRVEWLGQVPA from the coding sequence ATGACTACGAATCGGAAAAGGATCAGCGGACGGCTCGAGCACCTTCCTCGGGGAGCCGTAATTGTAACCGATGCCGGAGATCATTGGGTTCTCGAAGACTACGAACCCTCAAACAACGACTTTGGATTTGAGGTTACCGCAGAGGGTATCGTTGTCGGGTTCGACCGCCTTCGCGTCGAATGGCTGGGGCAGGTGCCCGCCTAG
- a CDS encoding DUF7146 domain-containing protein encodes MPVSNSTLSRTSLEDTARNICESRGGKWSGTKGMACCPAHDDRTPSLGVTLGRKAILFHCFAGCDQQSVLSAMAREGFEVARFFSGSSAEDQIEPTRLRTPSAAALRIWREAEPLGASPAKAYLESRGILAASSALRFHPQTPLGPKGQARFLPAMIAAVSLDEGPIATHRTFLSTEASTKATFDKPKRALGSLGEAAVRLFAPVSGKLGLAEGIESALSAYALTGIPVWATLGNERFGLVSIPESVTELHLFVDHDAGGKLAASRALAAYARDGRTIHVRKPSSRGTDWNDELTAWLRRKAAR; translated from the coding sequence ATGCCTGTTTCGAATTCAACCCTGTCACGTACCTCGCTTGAGGACACCGCCCGCAACATCTGCGAAAGCCGAGGGGGCAAATGGTCAGGCACAAAGGGGATGGCGTGCTGTCCCGCGCATGATGACCGCACACCTTCGCTCGGCGTGACGCTCGGCCGAAAGGCTATTCTCTTCCATTGCTTTGCGGGCTGCGATCAACAGAGCGTGCTTTCCGCAATGGCGCGCGAAGGTTTCGAGGTGGCCAGGTTTTTCTCGGGTTCTTCGGCCGAGGATCAGATCGAGCCAACAAGGCTACGCACACCCTCGGCAGCAGCGTTGAGGATCTGGCGCGAAGCGGAACCATTGGGTGCCAGTCCGGCGAAGGCCTACCTCGAGAGCCGCGGCATCCTGGCCGCATCTTCAGCTCTTCGCTTTCATCCGCAAACGCCGCTCGGGCCGAAAGGACAGGCCCGCTTTCTTCCCGCTATGATTGCGGCGGTCAGCCTCGACGAGGGGCCGATCGCGACCCACCGCACGTTTTTGTCCACCGAGGCTTCAACCAAGGCCACCTTCGACAAGCCAAAGCGCGCGCTTGGCTCGCTCGGTGAAGCTGCTGTCCGTCTCTTTGCTCCGGTTTCCGGGAAGCTCGGCCTTGCCGAGGGGATCGAGAGCGCGTTGTCAGCCTATGCGCTCACCGGCATTCCCGTTTGGGCGACCCTTGGGAATGAGCGTTTCGGTCTCGTAAGCATTCCCGAGAGTGTGACCGAACTCCACCTCTTCGTCGATCACGATGCTGGCGGCAAGTTGGCCGCTTCTCGTGCCCTGGCCGCCTATGCCCGCGATGGACGCACGATCCACGTTCGCAAGCCGTCATCACGCGGTACCGATTGGAACGATGAACTTACAGCATGGCTGCGCCGCAAAGCGGCGCGTTAG
- a CDS encoding single-stranded DNA-binding protein, producing the protein MTNIAILTGRIARDPETRETKGGTNVTGITIVTDRPARDKDGKTYKDENGYTAKESEFHRVTCFNGLAKTVGQYCSKGQLVSVQGRIHYTQWEDKDGVTRYGTEILADKVDFLSRGNGSADENDNTDAPDID; encoded by the coding sequence ATGACCAATATCGCAATCCTCACTGGCCGCATCGCCCGCGATCCGGAAACTCGCGAGACCAAGGGCGGCACCAATGTCACCGGGATCACCATCGTCACCGATCGCCCCGCACGGGACAAGGACGGCAAGACCTACAAGGATGAGAACGGCTACACCGCCAAGGAAAGCGAGTTCCACCGGGTGACCTGCTTCAACGGCCTCGCCAAAACCGTCGGTCAGTACTGCTCCAAGGGCCAGCTGGTATCGGTCCAGGGCCGCATCCACTACACCCAATGGGAGGACAAGGACGGGGTCACGCGCTACGGCACCGAGATCCTCGCCGACAAGGTCGACTTCCTCTCGCGCGGCAATGGGTCGGCCGACGAGAACGACAACACCGACGCTCCCGATATCGACTGA